The following nucleotide sequence is from Fusarium graminearum PH-1 chromosome 1, whole genome shotgun sequence.
AGAGCAGTAAGACCTGATTGGGTATATCCTTGGATGATATACTGTTGGGCATGAGCTCTATTGGCCAACACCATTCGGATTTCAAGGAAAGCTGAACTTCCAAACCGATACGTCGACACTCATGTGGATCTCCTCCTTGTGCATAACAAACAAGGCAGCAACACTGGTGCGGATGAATCTTCGCACTCTAATCTTCAGACTCGGGTAGACTTCCAGCATATCTCTAGAGCTGGTAAGTATAAACAAACGCACACTTCCCTTTCCCCTCTTGCTTGTTTGGTGTCACCTGCCGACAACTGATACGGATAGCAGTACGTTGTTGCGCATCTCCATTCACtgaatctccttcttcaaaCGCCGCATCGGATCACAAAGGGGCAAGCCGACTACCTACTCTCCTCTTTATTTCTCTTTTACTAACATTGGTAAACTAATAGCAAGCAGAGAAGTTAATCAGTCATTAGGAGAGATATATTCTTCATTCTTTACATTGCTATCTATCTCTCTAGAGCATGCCACAGACTGATTCACTGCTCATACGTGTTTGATCCGCCTACTCAAGGCATCAATCATCTTATACCACCAATCCTCAACACTGAATCATACCGTTTACAAGGTATGCCGCCAAAACTTCTCATCTTTTCCCACTTTCTACCTTTAAACGGATCATCACCTATCTTCCCCAAACATCATTTCCCTTCATATATTTTCATTGCTAATCCCTTCTGCTTCACAAGGCGCTTGCGTATTCTCTTTAATTTATTACGATACCCTTTGTCGCGAGTGGCTTCCCTAAGCCAGCGAAGGAATAAAGTCTTCAATAAGTTCTTGTTATTCTTTCCACCACCGTATTCATTTTACCTCGCCGTGTTCCAGCTATTGGCCTATATTGATTCCCCTTTTCGTCGCAGCTATCCCAACACTTATCCATAACACCTCCCCTTTCCTCGAGACAGAATATAGTCTCGTGCTATCCTAAAGTCATCCATATCTTTAACCTTCGGGTAGAAAGACGCTCAAGTTCCTTGTAAGCAGTCTTTCTATGGTTGATTCTTGGAGTATACGCTAACTGCAAATTCAGGACTTATTACACTACTACGTAAACACGGTTCTCCAGGATGGCTGGCTATATCGGATCGCAGTCGCACTCTGGTCCGGTAACCACTGAAGATGTCAATCGGATTCTGCAGACGTCACCGGATGAAGTGTTTGCATTTAGTTCTGATGGCCAGACCTACACTTCGCCAAGATGTCTCATCGGCACTCCAGTGCGCAAGATCACTGAGAGTGACGATTATTGGAAGCCGGGATGGCAAACTATCGAGTCGTTCTTCGCTCAGGAGGaaaacgagaagaaggccaaatCTGAGGCGGATGAGCGACGGCTACGCAACCCTTTGGATAAACGTGCTGCCAAAGACTTCAAAATCCACTCTGACAACGTCTACAAGCACAAGAAAATCAGAGAGATATTCGGCCCAGAGACAAGCTACCATCCCAACCAGTTGGTGTCCAAGCACCATCTACCTGCAGATGGACTTTGCCATATGGACATCATGTACAAACTTGCCTGCAAGGTATCGGATCTCAAGTATCTCCAAGATCGAGGGGAACTTGCTATGGACCCGTGGGATTTCATCAGATGGAGAGTCGCGTTGAAACTCCAGCCGAAGCTTTTGTTTGCAGCACAGAGTGGTCGTGAGTATGTCCGGGCCATCACCTCTCAAATGTTTGAGAGCCCTGGAACAGCCTCTTCCCCTCGTCCGTATCAGGATCCCCTGCTCCGCGCGGCCATCATTCGATCAGCTGGTTATCAGGGCCGTCTGAACAGCTACGGCAAGCCCAGCGACAAGCGCAAGGTGGTCAACAACCCTTCTACGAACACTTCTAGCATCAGAGCCAGGCCTCAATCCACGTTGACTCACAGACCAGCCAATCCCTCGCGAGTTGAGAAACGTCAGAAGGGATCTTCTCAGCCCAGTGTCTACCGAGGTGTCAACGCATTCCGAgcccaacaacaagctcgcCAGAATTCGCTGGATGATCCCAAGCATTGACCATGAATGTCTGCTGGAAAGGTGACCAAAAGTGAGTGATTTGAAGACGACCCATTTGTTTGGCAGCTAATATATCCCAACTCAGGTATTATGTTGCGGAGCCCAAGACTCATCTTCTTTGTGTCAACCGAGCTCAATGAATGTTCAGTGCATATGCCCTCTACTTCAGCTATTATTCGGATGGGGTGGAGGACTTGCAATAGCGAACAAATCAAAATTCGGAAGTGGAATTATCGCATACAGACACCGATCTACATATCAACCAGTTTTATTCTGCATTAGCTGGCAATTTTGGTACAACATCTGTTCCCTCCCACTATTTGGTCGCCATTGAGACGATCGCATTCATAATTCGTTTATGAGCCGGTACTTTTAGGGAGGGTTCAAAACATATCGTTGATCCTAATTCTGATCAAAATAAAGGAGTTTCTTACAATCGAAGTGCTTGTGATTCTTGACATCCACATGATGCTGATAATGTTGCAATGCTTGCCTTTGTCCCTGTGAATGATTGTGTGTTATCATCCAAACATGCAGTCTTATGGTCCTCAAACGATCTCGCTAGTGATAATGAAATCATAGTTACTTCATTTCATAGCTGTACGAACTCATTCAACACTGACTTTGTTACGCTCGTAAACTCGCCATATAGCTGCATGCCGGCGACACTGGCTATATCGGGTATGTCGGAACAAGTCCGAAGCCTTGTCGATATAAAGATAAACGGCTTATACGACTTCGGAATCTCACCGAAAACACTCTCAGAACACTTTTAAACAGGTACCTGGTCGAATCTTGACTTGTGATCATAGCAATAGCTTGACCGTCTACCTCTGACCACGTGCAATCGAGGCTGCTCTAGCTCAATTGGTTCCTGTCAACTATAAACTTACACCATCAAACAAACAGGTAAAGTGAAGATCGATTTCCAGCCATTTCTTTACTCTGTTTAATCTTTACTGACCCTTCCAGGTATGAGTTTGCGTCAAGCAGCTATCAGAGCCAGTAGGGCTCGCTTTGCAAGTCAGTTCCCATGGACAACTTCACCTGCCATTATCGGTGCGCCGATGCGCGTCATGTCAGGGCCGCAACTCGCTCTGGAAATCTCAAAAGCCGGAGGACTAGGATTCATTGGCCCTGGAGCAAAGCCCGAAGATACGTCTAAGGACCTAACTACAGTACGGGAACTGCTACGCAATTCACCTCTCAAAGCACTGCCATCCGCATTTCCATCCGATTCCCTCCCAGTAGGCATCGGCTTTCAGCTCTGGAACGGTGATCTGAAATCAGCTGTCGAAGCTGTCCGAGAACACAAACCTTGCGCAGCGTGGCTCTTTGCGCCGCGACGGGGTCAAGAGGAGTTAGACGAATGGATGTTTCAGATACGGGAAGCTTACCCCGACATCCAAGTTTGGATTCAAATTGGTACGGTACAGGAGAGTGTTGAAGTCACAACGAGCAAACACCGCCCCGATGCGCTAGTGATTCAAGGAGCTGAAGCAGGCGGTCATGGCCGAGCCACTGACGGTCTGGGTTTAATGGCTCTGTTTCCCGAAATCGAAGACCAGGTTCTAGACTGCAGCATGTCTTTATTCGCAGCCGGAGGCATCGCAGATGGTCGCGGAGTCGCAGCAGCGCTCTCACTTGGAGCCACCGGTGCAGTGATGGGCACGCGCTTCCTAGCAGCCACAGAAGCACGCATAAGCAAAGGATACCAACAAGAAGTTGTGCGTGCCACAGACGGATCACGATGTACTACCAGAACCATGCTCTACAACCATCTTCGCGGTACGATGGGATGGCCCGAGCAGTACAGCCCGCGTGGAATCGTGAACCAGAGCTTCCACGATCACCAAGCTGGTGTTGATtttgaggagctcaaggagcggcatgatgaagctgtcaagtCTGGCGATAAGGGCTGGGGACCGGAGGGGAGGTTGGCTACTTATGCAGGTGCGGCTGTTGGACTTGTACGTGATGTGCAGGATGCTGGTGTTATTGTGAGGCGTGTGCAGAGTGAAGCCAAAGCGATTATGGCGGATCTCGCAAGGGCTGTTATGTAGTATGCAATTCCTACAAGTTAATGCGAGtcttccttttgttttcATGGAAGGGACAAAGGAAAGGAGTATACAAAGCAGGGTTATCAGTTTATTCTGTAGTTCCTATCTTTAGGACTACCGAGCTCGACAATATACTTGGAAAGTAAGCTCACAACGGTGGCCATGAGTAAGCAATTCAATGGCTTTCTCATTCAAAAGTTTGAGAGTCTTTCTATTATAATTAATATACTTGTTTGATATACCATCAAATATCGAAGAACGAGTAATGAGTAGTCACTCCATTTTGAATTTTGATCAGCTTCGCAAGCccgttctcatcatcagaataGGTTCAACAAATTCAATATTCTCCTGcattgagaaggatgtaTATCAACTCGAATAAAAGACGATATTTTAGCATTTTGGCTTATAGTTCGTTCATCACTTACATGGACCTCTTGGTAGGTTGTGATATTATGCACTACAGATTCGTCTTTCATTACTTGATTAATGTTGATATATTCGTGAGACGATTTGTTTAATCTGAAAACCTTGCCTCTCTCTGGGACTACGTTAAATATGATGAAATTCATTATCAACAAATGTTCGTGAGTAAGTGAACCTCGGcagtgagatgagatgctAAAGATGACAAAGTTTATGGCTAAGCAGATGAGATATGGATGTAACTTTAGGATAGTCAAATGGCAAATCATAAATAATCAGGTACTTCTCAATCTATCCGAGCTATATTAACATCTTTTACACATAGATATAATAGATTTTGGAGCTCTTGAAGCTTTTGATGACGATTCCGAGATCCGCCATGTTTAGCGACTGTAGTAGGAGCTTGAAAGGTCACGTGGCTGAGAATACAGCAACTTCAATTGGACAATTGAGTTGCCCGGATGGGTCCAGGTTCCAACTTCGACCCAAATCAGCCCATCCTCACAAATCCCTCGACAACACCCTCTACCTCGCATCCCCGAGTCATCCTCATTGCCAGGCGCAAACCCGATCCGATAAGAAAAACAACAATGTTTCTGCAACGCTCCGCCATCACCGCGGCTCGCCGCGTCGCCGCCCGACCTGCTGTCGCTCGCACCTTTGTCACCTCCGTCGCTCGCCGTACgcatttctttctttccccACAGCCAATGGTATCCGTCGTATGATGACTGACTAGTGTTTTTGCTCCGACTACAGTTGATGCCAGCCGCCCTGCCACCCCCAGCGAGCAGGCcgctgctcttgctggcaccgccgagaagaaggttggaTCCTACAAGGTCCTGAAGGGTACGTCAATCGACAACGGCGTCGTCGACAGCTTCAATGGCGCGCCCCGTAACCTCGGTCGATGCACCGTGACGTGATATGCAACACTCGCTGACGAAAGCTTCCACGTTGTAGAGATCCGAACCGAGGAGGATCTCTTCGGTCCTGGTGCCGCCCCCGGTACCGTCCCTACCGATCTCGAGCAGTCCACCGGTCTTGAGCGTCTGGAGATTCTCGGTAAGATGGAGGGTGTCGACATCTTCGACATGCGCCCTCTCGATGCCACCCGCCTCGGAACGATGAAGGACCCCATTATGGTCCGATCTGCTGGTGAGGAGCAGTTCGCTGGTTGCACTGGTTTCCCCGCCGACTCTCACAGTGTTACCTGGCTCGGCGTGAgttttgactttttttttcgaCTCCGGACGGATGGAAGTGAATTGCTGACCTTGTGATTTACAGATTACCCGCGAGCGCCCTATCGAGCGATGCCCCGAGTGCGGCAGCGTTTACAAGATGGACTACGTTGGTCCTGAGGAcgatcaccaccaccaccaccctcctGAGTTTGAGGAGCCCAAGACCTTTGCCGATTACATCAAGCCTGAGTACCGATACAAATAAATGCATTGCGCCGAGAGACATTGAGGAGATTGGGCTGCAGCATCAAGTGAAAACTAGACGGGTGTGATGCTGCCCCGGGAAGAGGATCCATTTTGTGTAGATTAGGGTGCCTTGTTCCCTGTGTCAATTTACTAAGTTAGCTTGcagaagttgatgttgactATATAACAGATTCCAAGTTGTGAAATTAATTTAATGTTTCAATTGGACCTGTACTCGAGTAGTTCTCGAGCTTCAGGATATTTCACAGTACATAGCTGGGTTGTGATGTCATTTCGTTGGTTGAGGTGAAACAGTCTGCGAATGGTAGCTCTCATACGGAGGAGTACCAAGGCCACGAATCGAAATGACGTGACGGGATATGTATACCCTTCGCAAGTAAGAATACAAGCTCTGGTATGTCTTCATGTACCTGCTTTTCTCATTTGCGAGTTCCCTGTCGTCTGGGTCCTGGGATATCGAGTTGGCGTAATGACATCGTCTCGGTTATGAGTGAGAGCATGTAGACCATCTGGGATGGACGACTGTGGCATGCTTGAGTAAAAGGTGATGCTATTAGGCTCACCACCGTCGTTCAaccttcgtcttcatcaaaGCTCAGCTtaatcttcttggccttcttcttcggcttgCGATTCTTGGCGGCATCTTTATCAGAGAcgtctttcttctttttcttatccTCCCCGTCACcttcagccttggcctcatcagaatcaccaccaacaacttTCCCAACCTTGCGCTTTCTTCCTCCAATGGCAGCTTTTTTTTCAGGCTCTTTGGTAACTTCTTTCACAGCCGCAGGCTCCGTGTCGTAATCTCCGGCATCTTTGACAACGccgtccttgtcaacctcaaGACTCACGACGTTGCCGTCTTCATCCACGACTAGCGGcacatcttcagcttcctcaCTGCTGGAGCGCTTCTTGGCTGATCTTCGTTGCGCAGCGAGGAGTGGATCGGGACCAGTTGCGCCAGCAGCTTGAGCGCGCAGAGCCGCGAGAAATGGCGGTGCTGCGTTGTCGTACGACAGGTTTTTTGAGTTGATCTTGGGAGTAGGAGCCATGGTAAAAAGTTGGGATGAAATGGAATAcgtgagtgagtgagtgagtgagctGTAGGTTTGATGTGGTTCAGCTCTCACAGGCTGTCGGCGATTGGTTTACGGCTCTTTGTCAGCTTTTCGATACCGTCTTTTGATCCTCCCATGAAATCCGGACCTAGAAACATAAACAAGCAAAAATCACTCTAGGCTATTCTAGGCAAAGAATAGTTTATCTGCATGCAAGCACAATGCGAGTGGGGCATTTGTGCCAAACCTATTTTTTTCCTGACCATGGAAGGCAAGATACAGGATTGAGATGAAACTGAATTTCCTGGTTTATATCAGGTCTACTGTAAACTAAAGCAGATCGAAACTATCTACGGTAAGTGTCAAGTGGTGAGAACCTAATTATAACCGaatccttggcttccttttcttctttttctgcttctcctgaCAGGGGAGAACATTTGGCCAATATGAAGACGCGGACCGGGAGATCATGATGAATGTTCCGCCCTTTTCATTTAGATGAAGTTGCGGTGTCTGATTGGATTGAACCAAAAAAAAGCAGGGCGGCCTATTGGGTACGGTCGAGCCTATGGACCCCCCTGTAGCCATGACCTGGACTAATAGCGTGTACCTGCTGGACCAGGGCACCCGGGCCCGGGATTTTAGGTGAATGCGAACGGGGATAGGTGCATGAAATAAACTGCCAATATCAGTCACTGCAACTACCTACTCCAATCTCTTGAATCTGGTACAT
It contains:
- a CDS encoding cytochrome c oxidase polypeptide IV, whose product is MFLQRSAITAARRVAARPAVARTFVTSVARLDASRPATPSEQAAALAGTAEKKVGSYKVLKEIRTEEDLFGPGAAPGTVPTDLEQSTGLERLEILGKMEGVDIFDMRPLDATRLGTMKDPIMVRSAGEEQFAGCTGFPADSHSVTWLGITRERPIERCPECGSVYKMDYVGPEDDHHHHHPPEFEEPKTFADYIKPEYRYK